Proteins encoded together in one Anopheles darlingi chromosome 3, idAnoDarlMG_H_01, whole genome shotgun sequence window:
- the LOC125955406 gene encoding perlucin-like, producing the protein MAFPTIKCLLVLVCFQLYLADAGYGSNLESLNEPPRIPSACGPLKPKRYLPQNEKATFLEAWRRCHELGLRLATIANSAESDMIKEVLNGATSKEPYWIGGTDLGLEGVFEWISTGEPIGYKTGYTNFFAGEPNNDKGNENCLDIGNEGVAWFDKPCDAKEKFICETYK; encoded by the exons ATGGCTTTCCCAACAATCAAgtgcttgctggtgctggtctgTTTTCAGCTGTACCTTGCTGATGCTGGTTATGGCTCCAACCTTGAATCGTTGAACGAACCGCCAAGAATTCCGTCAG CGTGCGGCCCACTGAAACCCAAACGCTACTTGCCACAAAACGAAAAGGCCACGTTCTTGGAAGCATGGAGACGATGCCACGAACTTGGTCTACGTCTTGCTACAATTGCTAACAGTGCCGAAAGTGATATGATCAAGGAAGTTCTCAATGGTGCAACTTCTAAAGAACCTTATTGGATCGGCGGAACGGATCTCGGCCTCGAAGGTGTATTTGAGTGGATTTCCACTGGCGAACCTATTGGATATAAAACGGGCTACACGAATTTCTTCGCTGGAGAACCAAATAACgataaaggaaatgaaaactgcCTGGATATCGGAAATGAAGGTGTTGCATGGTTCGATAAACCGTGTGACGCGAAGGAAAAATTCATTTGTGAAACGTATAAGTAA
- the LOC125955407 gene encoding perlucin-like, which yields MDFPTIKCLLVLVCFQLYFADAGYGSNLVSLNDPPIIPLVEACRPLKPKRYLPQNEKATFLEAWRRCHELGLRLATIANSAESDMIKEALNGATSKEPYWIGGTDLGLEGVFEWISTGEPIGYKTGYTNFFAGEPNNDKGNENCLDIGNEGVAWFDKPCDAKEKFICETYK from the exons ATGGATTTCCCAACAATCAAgtgcttgctggtgctggtctgTTTTCAGCTGtactttgctgatgctggttaTGGCTCCAACCTTGTATCGTTGAATGATCCCCCCATAATTCCGCTAGTTGAAG CGTGCCGCCCACTGAAACCCAAACGCTACTTGCCACAAAACGAAAAGGCCACGTTCTTGGAAGCATGGAGACGATGCCACGAACTTGGTCTACGTCTTGCTACAATTGCTAACAGTGCCGAAAGTGATATGATCAAGGAAGCTCTCAATGGTGCTACTTCTAAAGAACCTTATTGGATCGGCGGAACGGATCTCGGCCTCGAAGGTGTATTTGAGTGGATTTCCACTGGCGAACCTATTGGATATAAAACGGGCTACACGAATTTCTTCGCTGGAGAACCAAATAACgataaaggaaatgaaaactgcCTGGATATCGGAAATGAAGGTGTTGCATGGTTCGATAAACCGTGTGACGCGAAGGAAAAATTCATTTGTGAAACGTATAAGTAA
- the LOC125956836 gene encoding alpha N-terminal protein methyltransferase 1: protein MELNVETETDYYKNAKKYWSTISPTVDGMLGGFGSISFIDIRGSEQFLRHLYRLKPAPGHQRALDCGAGIGRITRGLLVPFFEQVDLVEQDEQFCQTARTSLKDCGPKIGTVYNEGLQSFVPQAGHYDIIWVQWVLGHLTDEDLVQFFSRCANGLARSGMMVMKENFTSNDEVIADETDSSVTRPLAAMKALLKRGNLRVVKEQRQTSFPKELYPVYMLALKPLIKS from the coding sequence ATGGAGCTGAACGTAGAAACTGAAACCGATTACtacaaaaatgccaaaaagtaTTGGTCCACCATATCGCCGACCGTGGACGGGATGCTCGGTGGATTCGGCAGCATCTCTTTCATCGACATCCGCGGATCAGAACAGTTCCTGAGGCATCTGTACCGGCTAAAGCCGGCACCTGGACACCAACGAGCACTAGATTGTGGAGCAGGTATCGGAAGGATTACCCGAGGCTTACTCGTCCCCTTCTTCGAACAGGTGGATCTCGTAGAGCAGGACGAACAATTTTGCCAGACAGCCAGAACGTCCCTGAAAGATTGTGGCCCCAAAATCGGAACCGTATACAACGAGGGACTGCAGAGCTTTGTGCCACAGGCCGGGCACTACGATATTATCTGGGTTCAATGGGTCCTTGGGCATCTGACCGATGAGGATCTGGTGCAATTTTTCTCTCGCTGTGCGAATGGACTGGCACGGAgtggcatgatggtgatgaaggagAACTTTACCTCAAACGACGAGGTCATTGCCGACGAAACGGATTCGTCCGTGACGAGACCGCTGGCTGCGATGAAGGCGTTGCTGAAGAGAGGAAACCTGCGCGTTGTCAAGGAGCAACGACAAACAAGCTTCCCCAAGGAACTGTACCCAGTGTACATGCTGGCCCTGAAGCCTTTAATAAAATCCTAG
- the LOC125958368 gene encoding kinesin-like protein Klp68D yields MERSIRTKSSSTAKNECVQVVVRCRPLNNKELTGNFQKVVDVYPSRGVIEILNCNEASRENKKMFTYDAVYDCSSTQQTIYDEVVRPLVASVMEGFNGCVFAYGQTGTGKTHTMEGIKNDTEQKGIIPRAFEQVWAHINRAQNMNFLVAVSYLEIYMEELRDLLKPNSTTSLELRERDGGIVVPNLHSVLCKSVDDMLNVMHQGNKNRTVGFTNMNEHSSRSHAIFLIKIEMCEAGSTLVKVGKLNLIDLAGSERQSKTGATAERLKEASKINRALSSLGNVISALAEKSPHIPYRDSKLTRLLQDSLGGNSKTIMIANIGPSEYNYNETLTTLRYAHRAKTIENKPVKNEDPQDTKLREYQKEIAELRKLISERQKREKSVHREKKSKKRATVARVKRESNLLQSDEKSDSEVEEDDEDNDCEKENEQDFNELDAKAKEELMKEREATALLAAKLQELEGALVKGGKNILDTYTERQFELEKKLSEIAERKKREIEMQQQLELQEESTMEIRETFTSLQQEVELKTRKLKKCYAKCMALKQELQDTRDEHNRDRRELEMTQNELIKELKRLLLIIDNFVPAEVKSRLYTQAKYDDEAEEWFLNGNMMLSSHQIVSRPVAEPSRRRPMSEYALHMIKTNAPDAVRYKGENIMNYELDMPLRTTYEYSNPKVSASLQAVLAEAMQTEDDIDITDQSNYASMMKMRLDQITKRNIQEHPASHSAANGVSVHGAGISPGAGGSGMANAGTIPGGVGSSIASNHSSTSRARSSIYNRGKSAAPAFGAHSAASTKKAIASSALSASGHGGSGMGAGNTFPKARGLIPK; encoded by the exons ATGGAGCGGAGCATCAGAACAAAAAGCAGCTCG ACTGCTAAAAACGAGTGCGTACAAGTGGTGGTACGCTGTCGGCCTCTGAACAACAAGGAGTTGACCGGAAACTTCCAAAAGGTGGTCGACGTGTATCCCAGCCGTGGCGTCATCGAGATACTCAACTGCAATGAAGCCTCGCGGGAGAACAAGAAAATGTTTACCTATGATGCGGTGTACGATTGCAG TTCTACTCAGCAAACGATTTACGATGAGGTGGTTCGACCGTTGGTTGCCTCCGTAATGGAGGGCTTCAATGGGTGCGTGTTTGCGTACGGTCAGACGGGAACGGGCAAGACGCACACGATGGAGGGCATCAAGAACGATACGGAGCAGAAAGGCATCATACCGAGAGCGTTCGAACAGGTTTGGGCGCATATTAACCGAGCACAGAACATGAACTTCCTGGTGGCAGTGTCCTATCTTGAGATTTATATGGAAGAGCTGCGCGATCTGCTGAAACCAAACTCGACCACCTCGTTGGAATTGCGCGAACGGGACGGAGGCATCGTAGTGCCCAATCTGCACTCCGTGCTGTGCAAGAGCGTCGACGACATGCTGAACGTGATGCATCAGGGCAACAAGAACCGTACGGTCGGGTTCACCAACATGAACGAGCACAGTTCACGCTCGCACGCGATCTTTCTGATCAAGATCGAGATGTGCGAAGCCGGCTCGACGCTGGTCAAAGTCGGTAAGCTCAATCTGATCGATCTGGCCGGTAGCGAACGACAGTCCAAGACTGGCGCCACGGCCGAGCGGTTAAAGGAGGCCAGCAAAATTAATCGAGCCCTGTCGTCGCTGGGCAACGTGATTTCGGCTCTGGCCGAAAAGTCACCACACATTCCGTATCGTGATTCGAAGCTGACACGCCTACTGCAAGATTCGCTCGGTGGCAATTCGAAGACGATTATGATCGCCAACATTGGCCCTTCGGAGTACAATTACAATGAGACGCTGACAACACTCCGGTACGCCCATCGTGCGAAGACGATCGAGAACAAACCAGTGAAGAACGAGGATCCACAGGATACGAAGCTGCGCGAGTATCAGAAGGAGATTGCCGAACTACGCAAGCTCATCAGCGAGCGCCAGAAGCGGGAAAAATCGGTCCACCGGgagaagaaatcgaagaaaaggGCGACGGTGGCGCGGGTAAAGCGCGAGTCGAACCTGCTACAGTCGGACGAAAAGTCCGACTCGGAGGtggaagaggacgacgaggataaCGATTgtgagaaggagaacgagCAGGATTTCAACGAGCTGGACGCAAAGGCCAAAGAGGAGCTGATGAAGGAGCGTGAGGCGACGGCTCTGCTAGCGGCAAAGCTACAGGAACTCGAGGGAGCACTAGTGAAGGGAGGAAAGAACATCCTGGACACGTACACCGAGCGGCAGTTCGAGCTGGAAAAGAAGCTATCAGAGATCGCAGAGCGCAAAAAGCGTGAAAttgagatgcagcagcagctcgagctgCAGGAAGAGTCGACGATGGAGATACGGGAAACGTTTACTTCGCTACAGCAGGAGGTGGAATTGAAAACGCGCAAGCTGAAGAAATGTTACGCCAAGTGCATGGCACTGAAACAAGAGCTACAGGATACGCGCGACGAACACAATCGTGACCGACGCGAGCTAGAAATGACGCAGAATGAGCTGATAAAGGAACTGAAACGGTTACTGCTTATCATCGACAATTTCGTGCCGGCGGAAGTGAAATCACGGTTGTACACGCAGGCCAAGTACGATGACGAGGCCGAGGAGTGGTTCCTAAATGGCAATATGATGCTGAGCAGTCACCAGATCGTATCACGTCCCGTTGCCGAACCGAGCCGTCGACGGCCGATGAGCGAGTATGCATTACATATGATCAAAACGAATGCCCCTGACGCGGTTCGGTATAAG GGTGAAAACATTATGAACTACGAACTGGATATGCCCCTGAGAACGACGTACGAGTACTCGAATCCGAAAGTGTCCGCCTCGCTGCAGGCGGTTCTGGCCGAAGCGATGCAAACGGAGGATGATATCGACATCACCGATCAATCTAACTATGCCAGCATGATGAAGATGCGTTTGGATCAAATTACTAAACGTAATATCCAGGAACATCCTGCATCCCATTCGGCAGCGAATGGTGTTTCAGTGCACGGTGCTGGCATTAgtcctggtgccggtggttccggtatGGCCAATGCCGGAACGATTccaggtggtgttggtagcaGTATCgccagcaaccacagcagtaccagcagagCACGTTCGTCAATTTATAATCGTGGTAAATCTGCGGCACCCGCCTTCGGAGCACATTCGGCTGCCTCAACCAAGAAGGCGATAGCATCCTCCGCATTATCTGCTAGCGGTCATGGGGGTTCGGGAATGGGAGCGGGGAACACGTTCCCCAAAGCTCGCGGTCTGATTCCCAAGTAG